DNA sequence from the Lodderomyces elongisporus chromosome 5, complete sequence genome:
GTCGGGTTGACTgcaaataatttttttaaagagaataaaatataaagatGAAATAAACATGAGATAGAGaggggagaaaaaaaaaatttaaggGGGAGGAGGGCTGCAGTTTAGGAAGAAGGATTAGTTGTAAAATTAATTTAACTTGTCTAATTTAGACATGGTAGAAGGAGTCAACTTTCCACAAAATCGTAAATGGTAGTGAGCAAGACAGAGACCAGAACTTTTAACCATCAAATTCCGCACATTCCCTCTATTTAGCACTCTACGTTTCTCTCAATCCTGCAACTACATCACAGTTATctattaatttttatttttcatccATTACCAACATACAATGTCATTGACTCAAACTGATTTAAAAGGTGTCGTGCCTCTTGTGAGCCGTGGTAAAGTCCGTGACATCTATGAACTCGATCCAGAGACCCTATTATTTGTTGCCACAGATCGTATTTCGGCGTATGATGTGATAATGTCCAATGGCATTCCATCAAAGGGAAAGATACTCACCAAGCTTTCAGAATTTTGGTTTGATTTTCTCCCTGTTCCAAATCACTTGATCAAAGGCGACTTATTTGAGAAATACCCGCAATTAGCTCCATTCCGTTCTCAATTGGAAGGAAGAGCTTTGATTGTTcgtaaattgaaattgattcCACTTGAAGTTATCGTTCGAGGATACATTACTGGGTCTGCATGGAAAGAGTATAAGAAACTGGGAACTGTGCACGGAATCAAAGTTGAAAGTGGGTTAGTTGAAAGTCAAGAGTTTAAGGAACCGATCTTCACCCCAAGTACCAAAGCCGAACAAGGTGAACACGACGAAAATATAAGTCCCGAACAGGCAGCACAGATTGTTGGCCAAGAGTTATGCGGTAAACTTGAGAAACTAGCAGTAGAGTTGTATGTGAAAGCCAAGGAGTATGCCAAGACGAAAGGTATCATTATTGCCGATActaaatttgaatttggatTAGACgaaaatgatgaaatcgTTTTAGTTGATGAAGTATTAACTCCCGACTCCTCGAGGTTTTGGAGTAAAGAAAACTACAAGCTAGGCGAGGGTCAAGATAGTTACGATAAGCAATTCTTGAGGGATTGGTTGACTAGCAACGGCTTAAATGGTAAAGATGGTGTTGCTATGAGTGATGAAGTTGctaaaaagagtaaagaaaagtatGTCGAGGCGTACAAACAATTGACTGGTAATAAATGGCAAGAATAATTGATAAACAAGTAGTTATGGTAATAAGCATGGAAACTAGAGTGCTTAATTAAGAAGAGATATcaaaatacaatacaaaacaaaagaaaagaaatgaaatgaaatgaaaaacattTTGTAATCACAGTAATCATTAAAGGTTTTCTCTAGTTTATTACTTATGCTATTTGAAATTAATTTATGCGATATTTACGTACTTCTGTGTTTCTTTGTCGTTCATATTCATCAGTGACTCTGAATTTTGGGCTGGCAAATTGTGCTGTCAAATTTGGCTCGCCATATGTTGCCGCTACATTAAGGTTTTTGTTTCGTAGAACGATATCATCgccactgctgctgcttgcTGATCGCATATCATCTAATGGCCGAGGACCTCTAGGTCGCGAATTTATACGTTCTTGCActctcttttcaatttgcttttctgattgtttttccaattgtttttcaacttcCTTCTCCACCACAGTCCAGAACTCCTTTTGATAACCTAACCTCACTTCCTTGGCTTCCAAGTCCAATGCTTGTTTTTTGAGGTTGAACTCGCCAATGAGACTATTTTCCATTTGAACAATACCCAattccttctcttttagttttgattcttgtacttgtaaaaactgttcttttttcttaagCTCCTCGCTTTTATTAATTAGTTCATACTTCAACAGGGTTAGGGTCCGATTGTATTCGTTTAGTTCCATTTCTTTACGTAAGAATTTAACGCTTAATGTGTTTATCAAATCGTAACAAGTTGGTCGTAATTCGGGATCAACGGTTATACATTCCTTGATCAAGGTTCTTAGTTGTATGGAATAACCCTCGGCCAAGTTGGGGATCACGCCTCGTCGAATTTTTGATTGTAGTTGTAAATGAGTTTTTGCTTGAAATGGAGGTACTAAATTACACAATTCGTAGAGCACGCAACCCAATGACCAAATGTCACAAACTGGAGAATAAGGTTCATCCATAAGCACCTCGGGTGACATATAGTATGGTGTTCCTACATAGGTTTTGGCGAAATCGTTTTGGGTAGTCAACATTTTGGCCAAACCAAAGTCTCCTAGTTTGAAAACATTATCTTGAAGAAAGATATTATCTGGTTTTATATCGCGATGAATAATCACTGAGTCCGAATTGATCTTGGGTCCGTTTCGATTGCTTTTTGGCAGGCTGCTTCCACCCTGGGAAAATAAATTGACTTTCTCTGCATCTGACCCATAGTGACATCGATATAATGCACAGAGCATCTGCACCAATACTTGCCATATGAACTCCTCGGGTACTTCGTCATTCCGTGCGCGGGTAGCATTGATATATTTGGCCAAGTCTCCGCCCGAGCAATACTCCATATAAATGTGAATGCATTTCTGTGCAATAATGTGGTCGTGTTTATAGTATCGAacaatgtttttgttgttcaatTCCTTAAGAATGCGTAGTTCTGAAATGATTTGGTTTCGTTCATGAGAATTCATTGATTTATACTCAATCTCCTTGCGTACGGCTATTTCATGAGTAAGTTTGTTGCGCACTTTCCTCACGGTGCCAAAGGAGCCTTTACCTATTATTTCAAGTGGTTCGTATTCATTCATGTTGGTCTTAGTGGTTAATGCTTCATAATAATGTCTTGGGAATATGAAatgggggaaaaaaaaatcaagcAAAAttgtaataataataaaaataaaatagaacCAAACAAACTGaaacgaaacaaaacaaaacaaaacaaaacaaacaggacaaaaaaatgattattgaattgaaaatgaaaaaaaaaaaaaagaaaagaaaagaaggaaaatgaaaatgtttTGAGAGTGATATAGTAATCAGTGTTTAGTAACTTGTCTCTCTagtattttgttgtttaacGTTTCTCGTAAATTAGCAAATAAAATAAGGATTGTTTTGAATGGGGTTAGAAAAGGATTGTAGTTGGCGAAGATATCAAGCAAAGTGAAGGGGAAGGAAacgaaataaaagaagaagagagagagagagaaaaaaaaaattacaggATCAAAGGTAAACAATTGATAAAGCGGGATAGTTGcacaaaatcaacaaattgaacATTCTCGTCTACATATACACGCTTACACACACAATCTATGTTTCTCACATTCACTCACACTCATCCACatgtttgcttgtttttttttatgtctATTTCAATTAATGTTATAGTAGGAGTAATTTATGCCCAGTTACCTAAGAAACTCATCAAGAGCATGCCGGCAACAAGTGCAGCCATAGCCAAAACCGTGTGCACCATATTGGTATGTCTCAAGTATCCAAACAACCAATCGTGAGCCCACATTTCAATTAGTCCCGTCCACAACAACACACCAGCGGAGAATGAGTCCAAAGTCCCCAACGCTATTATCGTTGACTTGTCGTTTCCATTGAATTGGTTGAGCACTCCAATCCCAATGGCCATACCAATGGGGGTAATCAATGCAAACACCAGGGCCATTATGACTTTTGTCACGATGGTAGCCGTTTTAAGGTCAATGATCCTGGAGCCAAGTGCAATACCTTCAAAGAATTGATGGAATACAATTACAATAAACAAGGTGATAAAGTATGTGTCTGCTGTTACGGCAAGTGTGAGACCAATAAGGATTGAGTGAAAGACGATACCTGCTTCGAGAATCATTACTGAGATTTTCTCCTTTCTTGGGTCAACCAGTGGATTGATCGAGTGTGCTGACACATTTTCGGGAGATTTCTCAATGGAATTTTCTATTGAGTCTTGGATTGAGTCTGCATGGTTGTCACCTTGCTCGACATCGTGGATGTGTGCACCTTGCATCTCTTTATTGTTTATTCTTGATTTGCCAAGGAGCCTGTAGGCAACATATTCAATCAAAAAGGCGACAAATAACCCTGCCATGGTGATTGCGGGCCCAGTCGCCTCGTAGCTCAACCTTAAACAAGAATTACCCCAAATGAGAGCAGCGTGGGTCATGAGATGAACAAAGGCGGTCGATATGACTACTCCGGTTCCAAACTGTTtgattattgttattaaaACGTTTTCTTGTGACATCTTGAATAAGGATTTCAAAACCATTGGTCCAAAAGATCCAATGGCACTGGTCACTAAAATCACGAAAAGAAGACCGATACGTAATGGGATATTGTAGTCTCTTTGAACTGCTTCACAAGTTTGTGCATCTGCATTTGTGATAGAGTCATCCTCGCAATGCTCTACGCCAGCATGGAAGTGACAATTtgatgaggaagaagatgtGGAAGAAGATGGCGCTGATTCGACATCTGCCGAATTGACAATAAATTGGACATGCTCCTCGCCGTGCATACAATAAGTTTCATTGTCGTGTGCATGACATCCAGTATAGTTTGTAGGCGCATCAGCAATAGTAGGGGTAATGTAGCCTTCATTTCCTTCGGGGTCTTTACAGTACTGTAAGTCACCATGCATATGACAGCCTGTAACTGAAAAAGTTTCCTCGTGGTCGTGACTTtccccttcttcttctgcttcaTCTTCGTGGTCGTgacttttctcttcttcgtGGTCATGGTCGTGGTCAtgctcttcttcatcagcACGTTGTACAATGTTGATTAAGCTTCCATCCACCTTATCTTGTGGGATCTGAAATTTCAATCCAGCGGCCATATTTTCAGACCTCACCATTTTTTGTCTGGAAGGGGTATTGAAAGAACTTTTTGAAGCATCAATGGTTTGTGCTAGCAAAGCGAGTAACCAAATAGAATTGCACTTGTTGATCTTCATGACTCTTGGTTATCTTGTTTGCTTCCTTAtattaatgaaaaaaaaaacgaacaataaaagaaaatggataTTTAATTCTGCTTTAgccaaaaaacaaaaaaaccaagCTAGCTGAAACTAATGGGATTTATTGTAGATTATATATACTCGGAATCCTTTATTTGTCaatcttcctcctcttcctcatcctcatccttttctttttctagtTGACTTGCTTCTCCTCTTCATCCTTCTGTCTCATTTTCGCTATCCTTTTCTAATACTAATTCTACTTCTACCTCTTACACTATTGTTTAAGTGCAAAACTTTGACACTTTCAGCATATTCGTTAACATTGTGCTCAATAGCCAGCTGACTCTATGATTGACATGCAAGGTGGTACTCTAAAGAAGCtgctatattttttttgtttgttttcactttttactattattattctttagCTTTGCCAAGAACCAGATGTGATGAATAGTTATTGGTTTGGATTGGAATacatatgaaaaaaaaaaggaagaaaca
Encoded proteins:
- the KIN3 gene encoding G2-specific serine/threonine protein kinase (BUSCO:EOG092626EQ), with product MNEYEPLEIIGKGSFGTVRKVRNKLTHEIAVRKEIEYKSMNSHERNQIISELRILKELNNKNIVRYYKHDHIIAQKCIHIYMEYCSGGDLAKYINATRARNDEVPEEFIWQVLVQMLCALYRCHYGSDAEKVNLFSQGGSSSPKSNRNGPKINSDSVIIHRDIKPDNIFLQDNVFKLGDFGLAKMLTTQNDFAKTYVGTPYYMSPEVLMDEPYSPVCDIWSLGCVLYELCNLVPPFQAKTHLQLQSKIRRGVIPNLAEGYSIQLRTLIKECITVDPELRPTCYDLINTLSVKFLRKEMELNEYNRTLTSLKYELINKSEELKKKEQFLQVQESKLKEKELGIVQMENSLIGEFNLKKQALDLEAKEVRLGYQKEFWTVVEKEVEKQLEKQSEKQIEKRVQERINSRPRGPRPLDDMRSASSSSGDDIVLRNKNLNVAATYGEPNLTAQFASPKFRVTDEYERQRNTEVRKYRIN
- the ZRT1 gene encoding high-affinity Zn(2+) transporter zrt1, encoding MVRSENMAAGLKFQIPQDKVDGSLINIVQRADEEEHDHDHDHEEEKSHDHEDEAEEEGESHDHEETFSVTGCHMHGDLQYCKDPEGNEGYITPTIADAPTNYTGCHAHDNETYCMHGEEHVQFIVNSADVESAPSSSTSSSSSNCHFHAGVEHCEDDSITNADAQTCEAVQRDYNIPLRIGLLFVILVTSAIGSFGPMVLKSLFKMSQENVLITIIKQFGTGVVISTAFVHLMTHAALIWGNSCLRLSYEATGPAITMAGLFVAFLIEYVAYRLLGKSRINNKEMQGAHIHDVEQGDNHADSIQDSIENSIEKSPENVSAHSINPSVDPRKEKISVMILEAGIVFHSILIGLTLAVTADTYFITLFIVIVFHQFFEGIALGSRIIDLKTATIVTKVIMASVFALITPIGMAIGIGVLNQFNGNDKSTIIALGTLDSFSAGVLLWTGLIEMWAHDWLFGYLRHTNMVHTVLAMAALVAGMLLMSFLGNWA
- the ADE1 gene encoding Bifunctional purine biosynthetic protein ade1 (BUSCO:EOG09260LS9), whose product is MSLTQTDLKGVVPLVSRGKVRDIYELDPETLLFVATDRISAYDVIMSNGIPSKGKILTKLSEFWFDFLPVPNHLIKGDLFEKYPQLAPFRSQLEGRALIVRKLKLIPLEVIVRGYITGSAWKEYKKSGTVHGIKVESGLVESQEFKEPIFTPSTKAEQGEHDENISPEQAAQIVGQELCGKLEKLAVELYVKAKEYAKTKGIIIADTKFEFGLDENDEIVLVDEVLTPDSSRFWSKENYKLGEGQDSYDKQFLRDWLTSNGLNGKDGVAMSDEVAKKSKEKYVEAYKQLTGNKWQE